One Rissa tridactyla isolate bRisTri1 chromosome 1, bRisTri1.patW.cur.20221130, whole genome shotgun sequence DNA segment encodes these proteins:
- the LOC128904311 gene encoding prolactin-like, with amino-acid sequence MAIAGAAGRAGAAAALALLWLLVCAPGEAGCRLLTVADLFDRVIRHSGRIHSLSTALYAELEKHFPPRDNELGKPARKCHTSGMLTPNGKEYAQKIPREELTHLILKLLQAWKEPLSHFNQHHQELPDDSLSKAKQISNMVHELKTGVEKVTEKMQSMGIISNSLNGMTSSEAAGLSISNEANMMSDSDFIHCFRRDSNKVQSYLKILKCRIMPENSC; translated from the exons ATGGCCAtcgccggggcggcggggcgagcAG GTGCCGCCGCGGCGCTGgcgctgctgtggctgctggtcTGCGCCCCGGGGGAGGCCGGCTGCCGCCTCCTGACCGTGGCCGATCTCTTCGACCGGGTGATCCGGCACTCGGGCAGGATCCACAGTCTCTCCACAGCGCTGTACGCCGAGCTG gaaaaacattttcctcccCGTGACAACGAGCTGGGGAAGCCCGCTCGGAAGTGCCACACGTCGGGGATGCTGACCCCCAACGGCAAAGAATACGCCCAAAAAATCCCG AGAGAAGAATTAACTCACTTGATACTGAAACTTTTGCAAGCCTGGAAAGAACCACTTTCCCACTTTAACCAGCACCATCAAGAGCTTCCTGATGACAGCCTTAGCAAAGCTAAGCAAATCAGCAATATGGTACACGAGCTGAAGACTGGAGTTGAGAAAGTAACAGAAAAG ATGCAGTCAATGGGGATCATCAGCAACTCGTTAAATGGAATGACATCATCTGAAGCCGCTGGTTTATCAATTAGTAATGAAGCAAACATGATGAGTGACTCTGACTTTATTCACTGTTTCAGGAGAGACTCCAATAAAGTACAAAGCTACTTAAAAATCCTTAAATGTAGGATTATGCCAGAAAATAGTTGTTGA